GCGTTGTGGGTGGCGCGCTTGCCGCACCAGCACAGTGCCTCGACCTGCAGCACGTTCATCCGGTCGGCCAGCTCGACGAGGCGGGCCGAGCCCGGGAAGAGCACGCTGCGGAAGTCGGTGAGGATGCCGAAGGCGAACACGTCGACCTGGAGCTCGTCGACGATGCGGGCGAGCTGCTCGATCTGGGCGGGGGTGTAGAACTGGGCCTCGTCACAGATCAGGTAGTCGATCCGGGCGCCGTGGGTCAGCGCCCCGACCACGTAGTCCCAGAAGTCGAAGTCGGCCGGCACCTCGATCGCGTCGTGCTGCAGCCCCAGCCGGCTGGACAGGGTGGCCGCTCCGGCCCGGTCGTGGCTGGTGAAGATCCGGCCCTGCCGGCCGCGGGCCGCGTGGTTGTGGTTGGTCTGGAGCGCGAGCGTCGACTTGCCGGAGTCCATCGTCCCGGTGAAGAACTGCAGTTCGGCCACGGGGCGTCATCCTGCCATGCGGCCCGGGCCGCTCAGAGGACCAGGACGGGGATCAGCATCTCCGCCGGGGTCAGGGAGCCGTGCAGGCCGACCAGCCGGGCCTCGTAGGGGAACAGCTCGGTGCTGACCACCGCGAAGTCGCCGCGGCAGGCGACCACGACGTCGCCCAGTCGCGGGCGTACGGCGGGCGCGACCGGCCCGAACCATCCCCGGCCGATCGCCTCGTCACGGGTCAGCACCACGGCGAGGTCGCCGATCCGCTCGGACCAGGTGGCGACCACGTCGTCGACCGCGCCGGAGCGGCAGTAGACGTGCCGGAACCGCGCCTCTCCCCCGAGCAGCACCACGCCCTCGGCCAGCTCGGGCTCCTCGGCGACGTCGAGCCGGTTGTCCATCGGGGAGTCCACCATCCCGTGGTCGGCGACCACCAGGATCCGGGTCTGGTCCGGCAGCGTCTCGCGCAGGTGCTCGGCGGCCGCGTCGATCAT
The DNA window shown above is from Nocardioides mesophilus and carries:
- a CDS encoding thymidine kinase, with product MAELQFFTGTMDSGKSTLALQTNHNHAARGRQGRIFTSHDRAGAATLSSRLGLQHDAIEVPADFDFWDYVVGALTHGARIDYLICDEAQFYTPAQIEQLARIVDELQVDVFAFGILTDFRSVLFPGSARLVELADRMNVLQVEALCWCGKRATHNARTENGVMVTEGEVIVVGDVDGAEAAPDDATAEVGYEVLCRQHHRRGLTTSRARAVSMIGEPLPFA